The Cardiocondyla obscurior isolate alpha-2009 linkage group LG18, Cobs3.1, whole genome shotgun sequence region TTCAGGGAGTCGCTATTCGTGCAATATAACactatctttttcttctttttcttctctaatGTCACACATTAGAAGAAGAAAGTTGCTAAATTGCACGAATAGCAGCTTCCCGGGACGCATCCGAAGCCGCGTTGAGAAACTGCCGACGTTTCGCAAACATTGCAGCTCGCATCATCCGATATTAAATCGGAGCTTCTGATTTAATGATGCGAACTGCAATGCTTGCGAAATGTTGGCTCAACGCTTTCTCAATGCGGTTTCCATCCAGAAACCTCCATTTCTggtttatcattttttttttactttgaatttCTCAGACATTTATAGCGTACgattaaattatcgtttttatctaataattaacaatttttttaaatcgagcATCAAAGactaaagtttaaaaaaaaaattgtttaaagttaaattttttattgtggACTGTAGTCGACGATGTTAATTTATTCCGTATAAATTTTCATGAAGTGGAAAAAAACTTACAATGTAATGCAATACCGAATATTAAATGTTGTgaactatttaaataatcaattttatgtaattatactttatactCGACGGTCTTGGAATCGAGAAGTGCGGGgctttaatatgtatatagcACTCTGACGTTTCGTCGAGCGCAagaaatatcattttaataaacatttcaATGAAACTTTAATGAAGCCTTCAAGAAAATATTCCTTGGTAATCTTAATGGTAGTTTTCTacaactcttttttttttctgcagctggaattataaaattgtaaaaaatgataagaaaaACGTCCTATTAAGGGAGTGTATAAATAAAGGACATATCGCGTCGAAATTATACAATGTTTTAACTAAGATACGCATTTGCAAGATTAATCGTCGTAATCCGCTTTTCTTGTTgttgttgctttttttttttgtctaaaCATTTCACGATTAACAACATCGTTACGTTTACTTGAACAGCAAGTTCATCAGACAAAGATTTCACAATTAGCTATGATTAAACatgtttttgttttaatacgTTAATGTTTAAATTGTGCAGCTTGACAATAAACTATGATGGATgactcgaataaaatttttatatgggTATTACAACAACATTATTTCATCTCGAATTGTACCACGATAtctgcatttaaataaatgtgtcTGCACTTTTACTTCATATCGCAATTCCCTAATTTCGATGAATTATTAtggataaaaaattagaataaatgcAGATATCTTAAATCAAcctgaaataatataattgtaaacaaatatatatataatgctgttatatatacatacgcaCACATATTATAACTTACgaacgattattaattcaattaatataatgaaaaGAAGACTAAATTTAATGGAcctgaataattttaaatattttctgtaattacACCGCAATCGCGCGAAAGATACGCTTATAATTGTAAGCAAAATTAcacgatatttaatttgcgacagtgtcttctttaatttaaatagataaatctgcttaaaatagataaaaaaataaagtgacAAATAATACGTTATTTATCAAAGCTCTGGAATATCTTGTAAACGACAGACGTGAGCAAATGAGGAATTTCCACAATCTGAAagatattcaatattaatttacattttatgtgAGCAATTAAAGATGCTTCTGACGTACGCGTGTTTTCTACTGAACTTCAGCTAATCTGTGCATCACACGTTCATTAAAACAAGTCGTTAAAACAAGTTTGTAACTTCCTAAATTTCGTAAAACGGATTACTATGTGTCGTAATCCTCATCGATGTTAGCGGTACGAGCAAAGTTCGAGGTCGGCTGGTCGCTTGCACTTGCGTTAAGTtccatataaaaatttggtCGACTAATTTGAAAGGCGGTAGGTATAGACGTGTGAAATTCTGGAACTTGTGAGTACCCGCTTAGTGTTGTCGCCGAGGCCCTTTGGTTCAAATTGCTCGACCTGTTATCTTTCGCACTCCTCTGATTTGCATTCGTTTCGGTACTAACTGGCAGTCCCAGATGCTTTTGATATCTGGGGAAATACGAATCGTGATTACCGGTGGAAATTGTTAGAGGCAAGTCCAAGAACTTACTCTAATGGATCGGGGTGTTGCATCGTCGTCGAACACGCCATGGCTGTGTTTGGAGCATTCGTTGGCAGAGTAGGAGTCTCTGGTGACATAGGCAGCTCGTCGTCGGGTCCCGAGACGTCAGGCAGAGATTTTactaaatcttttaaaaagtcAAATCGACTCTCTGATAAGATACACTGTTTCCTGCAAAATTGACGCGCTGAACGTTTAAATCGCGAACTCGAAAACTTAAAGTTACGTTAATCTACTCACATATGAGACGGACTTAAAGTCTTGGCATTCTTAGCACTTGTGATCTGCATGGTCTTGGTTAACAGCGAATGTACAAATAGTTCTAGGGTCCTAGGTAAGCTTTGTTAAGGAAGAATCAGCCTGGAGCGGTCATTGAATGGAGCAGACATGTTTTTCTATATTCTATTAAAGgaaagcgcaaaaaaaaaggatatagATTATGATCGGCACAGCTTGGGCGACCTTCCCGACCTCCTCGTCGGTCTGCATGATCTTCTTGATACGACCCTAACAACAGACAAGCAAGTTTGAGGTTATGTCGCACGAAAGCGTCAGGATAGCGACCTCGACGTCCGGATGCGCGACTTCCACGTCGCGGCGGTCGTCGATAAACGTCAAGGGAGATGCGTCAGTGACGAATAAACTTCAGAATACGACGCATTTATATCCCAGGTATCCCAGTCACTGTCCGTGTCGTGGACGAGAGTTCCGCGACGGGATAGCACCGGGGGGCCAGAAACAGGGATTCGCTTACCGCTGGGAAACGAGCGttgtattttttcttcttgctgGGCATGCCGTTTCCGCGGTACGTCACGACGCGATACGGCACGGTAGTCACGGTACTGCACGGCGGCGCGGCACTGCACAGAGGCGCGACGTCGACGGGGCGCaggacgcacgcacgcacgcgacACGACGCGATCGCATGCGTAAACAatcgggggggagggggacgGCAGAAAGGAGCAGGAAGGAGCGAGCAGGAAGA contains the following coding sequences:
- the Nc2alpha gene encoding uncharacterized protein Nc2alpha, whose product is MPSKKKKYNARFPAGRIKKIMQTDEEVGKVAQAVPIIISRTLELFVHSLLTKTMQITSAKNAKTLSPSHMKQCILSESRFDFLKDLVKSLPDVSGPDDELPMSPETPTLPTNAPNTAMACSTTMQHPDPLEYQKHLGLPVSTETNANQRSAKDNRSSNLNQRASATTLSGYSQVPEFHTSIPTAFQISRPNFYMELNASASDQPTSNFARTANIDEDYDT